A part of Ignavibacteriales bacterium genomic DNA contains:
- the aspS gene encoding aspartate--tRNA ligase, whose amino-acid sequence MIFKTRTHTCGELRETNIGQRVVLNGWVDRRRDLGGLIFIWERDRYGITQVLFEQTINEESYQLAKSLRGEFVISIEGTVQKRSAETENREMQTGLVEIAADKLIILNEAITPPFPIKDIIDANEELRLKFRYLDLRRPSLQKNFLLRHKMYQISRKYFDENNFVEIETPVLMKSTPEGARDYLVPSRIHKGKFYALPQSPQTYKQLLMVSGFDRYFQIVKCFRDEDLRADRQPEFTQIDVEMSFVDQENIFEMAEGLMKEFYNQIWNKELPLPLPRLPFNEAMEKYGSDKPDLRFDLQLVTLNVIFTQTGFKVFKDSIDNNGIITGLLASGCGTYTRNQLDSLTDFVKKLGAGGLIWLRIKEEVIEGPTARFISETEQKSLIKNMNAKNGDLILILSGAKNKILSIMGALRLEMARRLELIKPDSEPKLLWVTDFPLFEWDEETKRYYAMHHPFTSPRPEDVEFMDSDLSKVHARAYDLVLNGSEVAGGSIRIHSSELQAKMFKALGISDEEAQYKFGFLMNAFKYGAPPHGGIAFGFDRLVMIFAGEDSIRDVIAFPKTASALSLMDEAPSDVSEEQLAELHIQIKK is encoded by the coding sequence ATGATTTTTAAAACACGCACTCATACTTGCGGTGAATTACGAGAAACCAATATTGGGCAACGGGTAGTTTTAAATGGTTGGGTTGATAGACGACGAGATCTTGGCGGACTCATATTCATTTGGGAGCGTGATCGCTACGGGATTACTCAAGTTCTATTTGAACAAACCATTAACGAAGAAAGTTATCAGTTAGCAAAATCTCTAAGAGGTGAATTTGTTATTTCTATTGAAGGAACTGTACAAAAAAGAAGTGCCGAAACAGAAAATAGGGAGATGCAAACAGGACTTGTTGAAATAGCGGCAGATAAACTTATTATTCTTAATGAAGCGATCACCCCGCCTTTCCCGATAAAAGATATTATTGATGCGAATGAAGAATTACGATTGAAGTTTCGTTATCTCGATCTTCGCCGACCTTCGCTCCAGAAAAATTTTTTACTTCGGCATAAAATGTATCAGATTAGCAGAAAATATTTTGATGAAAATAATTTTGTTGAAATCGAAACTCCTGTCTTGATGAAAAGCACTCCCGAAGGTGCTCGCGATTATCTTGTTCCAAGCAGAATTCATAAAGGAAAATTTTATGCTCTGCCGCAGTCTCCGCAAACTTACAAGCAATTGCTGATGGTATCTGGGTTCGATCGTTATTTCCAGATTGTAAAATGTTTCAGAGATGAAGACTTGCGCGCCGACCGTCAGCCCGAATTTACTCAGATAGATGTTGAGATGTCTTTTGTTGATCAGGAAAATATTTTTGAAATGGCTGAAGGTTTGATGAAAGAATTTTACAATCAGATTTGGAACAAAGAACTTCCACTTCCATTGCCCAGATTACCTTTTAACGAAGCTATGGAAAAGTACGGCAGCGATAAACCCGATCTTCGATTTGATCTTCAGCTCGTTACTTTGAATGTGATTTTTACTCAAACAGGATTTAAAGTATTCAAAGATTCAATTGATAATAATGGGATCATTACCGGCTTGCTTGCATCAGGCTGCGGCACATACACTCGTAATCAGCTTGATTCTCTTACGGATTTTGTAAAAAAACTTGGCGCCGGAGGGCTAATCTGGCTGCGCATTAAAGAGGAAGTAATTGAAGGACCAACTGCAAGGTTCATTTCTGAAACGGAACAGAAATCATTAATAAAAAATATGAACGCTAAAAACGGCGATCTTATTTTAATTCTTTCAGGAGCAAAAAATAAAATACTAAGTATTATGGGTGCGCTCCGTTTGGAAATGGCAAGGCGGCTTGAATTAATTAAACCTGACTCCGAACCAAAGCTGCTCTGGGTTACTGATTTCCCTTTGTTTGAGTGGGATGAAGAAACTAAAAGATATTATGCAATGCACCATCCTTTCACTTCGCCCCGACCCGAAGATGTTGAGTTTATGGATAGCGATCTGTCAAAAGTGCACGCACGGGCTTATGATCTTGTGTTAAATGGCAGTGAAGTTGCGGGCGGAAGTATCAGAATTCACAGTTCTGAGCTGCAGGCAAAAATGTTTAAAGCACTCGGTATCAGTGATGAAGAAGCACAATACAAATTTGGTTTTTTAATGAATGCGTTCAAGTACGGCGCCCCCCCTCACGGAGGAATTGCATTTGGTTTTGATAGATTGGTAATGATTTTTGCAGGAGAAGATTCGATTAGAGATGTGATAGCTTTCCCTAAAACAGCATCGGCACTTTCCTTAATGGATGAAGCCCCATCGGATGTATCAGAAGAGCAATTAGCCGAACTTCATATTCAAATTAAGAAATAA
- a CDS encoding rubrerythrin, with amino-acid sequence MASQKEIIENLIKSYWMEIETVINYISNSVNLDGVRAEEIKKSLAVDVMEEITHAQMLAKRIKQLGGLVPGSMDFKPSQKNLQTKKDTTDVVSIIEGVIKAEDGAIVQYNKLIKLCDGVDYVTQDICVNLLGMEESHRVEFRGYLKEYKK; translated from the coding sequence ATGGCTTCTCAGAAAGAAATAATTGAGAATCTAATCAAAAGTTATTGGATGGAGATCGAAACTGTAATCAACTATATCTCTAATTCAGTTAACCTTGACGGGGTGCGTGCAGAAGAAATAAAAAAATCTCTCGCTGTAGATGTGATGGAAGAAATCACACACGCACAAATGCTTGCTAAAAGAATTAAACAGCTTGGCGGCTTGGTCCCCGGTTCAATGGATTTTAAACCATCTCAAAAAAATCTTCAGACTAAAAAGGATACAACAGATGTTGTTTCTATAATCGAAGGAGTAATCAAAGCTGAGGATGGTGCAATCGTTCAGTACAATAAATTGATTAAACTTTGCGATGGTGTTGATTATGTTACTCAGGATATTTGTGTTAACCTTTTGGGGATGGAGGAAAGTCACAGAGTTGAGTTCAGAGGCTACCTGAAGGAATATAAAAAGTAA
- a CDS encoding thymidine phosphorylase — translation MNTIELIRKKRNKESNTKEEISFLINSYAKGKIPDYQFSAFLMAAFINGMNKEETSSLTNAMLHSGKVIDLASIKGKKIDKHSTGGVGDKTSLIIAPIVAAAGINVPMISGRGLGHTGGTLDKLESIPGFRTDLSINEYKNVLKKCGAVLIGQTSDIAPADKMIYALRDVTATVESIPLITASIMSKKLAEGIDGLVLDVKTGSGAFMKNQKDSEQLTASLINTAKVFNKNVIAFITDMNQPLGNYIGNWLEVYESIKVLKGELKNDLFELSLSLAGAMIYLGGKANSINAGKVIASEVINSEEAFKKFLEIVKLQGGDTAYIIHPDKYPKAKYHKRLISMEYGFVDSINNYELGMAALELGAGRKTKEDVIDPAAGIIFYSKIGTEIKEGDIVAELFSNKKDSLRIAEDKIFNAIVLSRRKHQHQS, via the coding sequence ATGAACACAATAGAACTCATCCGCAAAAAAAGAAATAAAGAAAGCAATACCAAAGAAGAGATTTCATTTCTGATAAATAGTTATGCCAAAGGAAAAATTCCCGATTATCAATTCTCTGCCTTTTTAATGGCGGCTTTTATCAATGGAATGAATAAAGAAGAAACTTCTTCGCTCACGAACGCTATGCTGCACAGTGGAAAGGTAATTGATCTTGCTTCCATCAAAGGGAAAAAAATTGATAAACATTCCACTGGCGGGGTAGGAGATAAAACTTCGCTTATAATTGCACCTATAGTTGCCGCTGCCGGAATAAATGTACCGATGATTTCCGGGAGGGGGCTTGGTCATACCGGCGGAACACTTGACAAACTTGAATCTATTCCCGGCTTTAGAACCGATCTATCAATTAATGAATATAAAAATGTTCTTAAAAAATGCGGCGCCGTGCTTATTGGTCAAACTTCTGATATCGCTCCAGCTGATAAAATGATTTATGCACTTCGCGATGTTACTGCAACGGTTGAATCTATTCCATTAATCACTGCAAGTATTATGAGTAAAAAATTAGCAGAAGGAATTGATGGGCTTGTGCTTGATGTTAAAACCGGCAGCGGTGCATTTATGAAAAATCAAAAAGATTCGGAACAGCTTACAGCTTCTTTGATCAACACGGCAAAGGTTTTTAACAAAAATGTGATTGCATTTATTACAGATATGAATCAGCCGCTTGGAAATTACATTGGCAATTGGCTGGAGGTTTATGAATCAATAAAAGTATTGAAAGGTGAATTAAAAAATGATTTGTTCGAATTGAGTTTGAGTCTGGCTGGCGCAATGATTTATCTCGGCGGAAAGGCTAATTCAATTAATGCGGGAAAAGTAATTGCTTCAGAAGTAATAAATTCTGAAGAAGCATTCAAAAAGTTTTTGGAGATTGTCAAACTTCAAGGCGGGGATACTGCATACATTATTCATCCTGATAAATACCCGAAAGCTAAATATCATAAAAGATTAATCTCTATGGAATATGGTTTTGTAGATTCGATAAATAATTATGAATTGGGAATGGCAGCACTCGAACTTGGCGCAGGTAGAAAAACCAAAGAAGATGTTATTGATCCTGCGGCGGGAATAATTTTCTATTCCAAAATAGGAACAGAAATAAAAGAGGGAGATATTGTTGCAGAGTTATTTTCAAACAAAAAAGATTCTTTAAGAATTGCGGAAGATAAAATCTTCAACGCAATTGTTTTATCAAGAAGAAAACATCAGCACCAAAGCTGA